A genomic region of Bosea sp. 124 contains the following coding sequences:
- a CDS encoding NAD-dependent epimerase/dehydratase family protein, translated as MSKPVAVVTGGAGFIGSHMVDVLIEAGFAVRVVDNLTGGHLSNLKQHHGNPDLTTEWVDIRTLEPGNAAFEGARYVFHLAGIGDIVPSIEKPIDYMDVNVQGTVRVLECARAAGVQKLVYAASSSCYGLADTPTREDHRIDPMYPYALSKYQGEQAVFHWNKVYGLPVNSICIFNAYGPRVRTTGVYGAVFGVFFRQKLAGAPYTVVGDGTQARDFIYVRDVAEAFFAAAKTETVGERFNVGADNPQPINRLIEILGGDVVYVPKRPGEPDVTHADITKITTMLGWAPKVPFEQGVANMLSNIERWNDAPLWDPNSIAKATETWFRYMSKNEG; from the coding sequence ATGAGCAAGCCTGTCGCCGTCGTCACGGGAGGCGCGGGCTTCATTGGCAGTCATATGGTCGACGTTCTGATCGAGGCCGGCTTTGCCGTCCGCGTCGTCGACAACCTGACCGGTGGGCACCTCAGCAACCTCAAGCAGCATCACGGTAATCCCGATCTCACGACGGAATGGGTCGACATCCGCACCCTCGAGCCCGGCAATGCCGCGTTCGAGGGTGCGCGCTATGTCTTCCATCTGGCAGGGATCGGCGACATCGTGCCGTCGATCGAGAAGCCCATCGACTACATGGACGTGAACGTCCAGGGCACGGTGCGCGTGCTTGAATGCGCGCGCGCCGCCGGCGTGCAGAAGCTGGTGTATGCCGCCTCGTCCTCCTGCTACGGCCTGGCCGACACGCCAACCCGCGAGGACCATCGGATCGACCCGATGTACCCCTACGCGCTCTCGAAGTATCAGGGCGAGCAGGCAGTCTTTCACTGGAACAAGGTCTATGGCCTGCCGGTGAACTCGATCTGCATCTTCAACGCCTACGGGCCACGCGTCCGGACGACGGGCGTCTACGGCGCCGTGTTCGGCGTCTTCTTCCGTCAGAAGCTCGCCGGCGCACCCTATACGGTGGTCGGCGACGGGACCCAGGCGCGCGATTTCATCTATGTGCGCGATGTCGCCGAAGCCTTCTTCGCGGCAGCCAAGACCGAAACCGTCGGCGAGCGCTTCAACGTCGGCGCCGACAATCCGCAGCCGATCAACCGCTTGATCGAGATTCTCGGGGGCGACGTCGTCTACGTGCCGAAACGCCCAGGCGAGCCGGATGTGACCCACGCCGACATCACGAAGATCACGACGATGCTCGGCTGGGCGCCCAAGGTGCCCTTCGAGCAGGGCGTCGCCAACATGCTCTCCAATATCGAGCGCTGGAACGATGCCCCGCTCTGGGACCCGAACTCGATCGCGAAGGCGACCGAGACCTGGTTCCGCTACATGTCGAAGAACGAAGGCTGA